The Chloroflexota bacterium genome segment GCCGCGAGACGCGCAGCACCTGCGTCACGCCCGGCAGGCGCTCCAGGGAGCTGCCTAGATCGGGGCTGACTGCGCCGCCGATGATGCCGACGATGGTGCGCTCGGCGCCGGTGACGACGCTGGTGCGCAGCCCGGCCTCCTTCACGCGCTTGGAGACGCCGTCTATCTCTTCCTGCGTGGCGCCCTGCTTCATGACAACGATCATCTCGTCCTCCTTGATTCCTTCACCTGTGGTCAGGTCTGGTTTTTACGCCGTGTCGTCCGGCTCTTGCTCACTGCTCCTGCCTTGGAGTTCATCTCCGGCCGGAGCTTGATTGCTTCTTTCAGGTAGACGTGCTTAATAGCCTTCTGGCTCTTGGCGGTGTTGGCCACCAGCATGATGCGCACCACCTTCGCCAGCGCGCCGGGAACCTCCATCTCGTGCCCGCAGAGGAGGGCCACATCCGTCCAGCCCATCTGGCGCGCGGCCACCGCCGGGAACTCGGCGTTCAGGTCGCGCGTGGTGGTCAGGAAGGCGCAGGCGATAGCGTCCTTCTTCAGCCCGTTCGCCTCCATCATCGCCTCAAGCAGCTCGCGCGTATTGCGAAGGATGGACTCCTTCGTATTCTCCTCGCTCGTCGTCGCGCCTCGGATGCCTCGCGCCGTCATCGCCGCGCCTCCGCCGCGCCCTTCGTCGCTCCTTGGCTGAGGGAGGCGATGAAGGCCTTGGCGGCCTGGGCCGCGCCTGCGTGGCCGCCGCTTTCGACGGCCTGCATGAGAGCGCTGCCGACGATGACGGCCTCCGCATGCTGGCCAACGGCGCGCACGTGATCGCCGGTGGAGACGCCGAAGCCCACCGCCAGGGGCAGGCGCGAATGCTTGCGCACCCGCGCCAGGAACTCGGGCAGGCCGGAGGCCAGGTCCGCCCGCGCGCCGGTGACGCCGGTGAGGCTGACGCAATAGACGAAGCCGCTGCTGGCCTTGGCCACCTGGATGATGCGATGCTCCGTGCTGGTAGGGGCGATGAGGAAGATGACGTCCAGCCCTTTGGGGCGCGTCGCGGCAAGCAGAGGTCCCGCCTCATCAGGCGGCAGGTCCGGCACGATAACGCCATCGGCCCCTGCCGCAGCCGCGCGGGAGGCGAAGTCCTCCAAGCCCATCGCGAAGATGGGGTTGTAATAACCCATAAGGATGAGGGGGGTGTTCGGCAGGCGCTTGCGCAGCTGGGCGCAGACGTCAAGGCAGGCGCCGAGGGTGACGCCGTTCTGCAAAGCAGCCTGGTTGGTCCGCTGGATCGTGGCGCCGTCCGCCAGGGGGTCGCTGAAGGGGATGCCCAGCTCCAGCATGTCAGCCCCGGCCTGCACGATGGCCTCGGCGATGGGCACCGTGGAATCGAGCTTGGGAAAGCCCACGGTGAGATAGGCGCTGATGCCCGTCTTGCCCCGGCGCTTCAACTCCGCGAATGTCTGTTCTATGCGGCTCATTGCTGTGGGATCACCCGAATACGGCGATGGCGAAGATGGTGGCGTTATAGCCCATGTGGACCAGGATGTTGATCCAGAGGGAGCCGGTCCTTTTATAGACGTAGGCCATGAGGAGGCCGATGAGGAAGATAGGGACGAAGAGGGCCGGTTCCAAGTGGGCGAGGGTGAAGAGCATGGCACTGAAGAAGGCGGCGCTCCAGAACTTCATCTCCCGGGAGAGGCCGGCGAAGACGAAGCCGCGGAAGAAGGTCTCTTCCACAACGGGGGCGACGGCGATGGCGAGGAGGCCGCCCGCGAAGAAATAGGCGTGGGCCGGATCGTCCAGGAATTCGGGCTTGAGGCGATCGTCGATCCCGGTGGCTTGAGCGATCAGCCCGTAGATCATGGCGATGACGAGACAGCAGGCGATGCCCATGGGCACATAGCCCCAGGTGGCTCTGCGGAGCTTCTTGCGGAAGCCGAGATCGCGCCAGCGGCCGCGCCGATCGGCCACGGTGAAGCGCCACGTGGTGAAGATGAGGACGATCTGAATCACTCCGGAAAGAATGAGGCCTAGGGGCGCTTTGCTGAGGTCCACGTTCTTGGCGACGGAGGCCGCGAGGACAACAAGAGCGAGCATGCCGACGATGATGACGGAGACGGCCTTCGCGACCTCGCGGGTGCCCCACGGCAGGCGCGGCGGCGCTTTGGCGGGAGGAGCTTTGCGGGTTGGTATGCTTCCGATTGCCATATGTCTTCCAATGGCTGGAACGCGGCCCCTACAAAGTAAGAAGGCCCCCGGTAACCGGAGGCCTTGTTCATTGCAAGGTGCGCGCTCAGTTACCGTAGCCTAGGCTAGGCGCCCGTAAAACCCTCCAAAGTAGTAGGCGAACTGAGACACGGCGGCTCTCCCAAAGGGATGTGGCTACTATAACACAGGCGCCACAGAGGCGCAAAGCGAGGATCGAGGAGCAAGGTTCTCACCCCGAAG includes the following:
- a CDS encoding tryptophan synthase subunit alpha produces the protein MSRIEQTFAELKRRGKTGISAYLTVGFPKLDSTVPIAEAIVQAGADMLELGIPFSDPLADGATIQRTNQAALQNGVTLGACLDVCAQLRKRLPNTPLILMGYYNPIFAMGLEDFASRAAAAGADGVIVPDLPPDEAGPLLAATRPKGLDVIFLIAPTSTEHRIIQVAKASSGFVYCVSLTGVTGARADLASGLPEFLARVRKHSRLPLAVGFGVSTGDHVRAVGQHAEAVIVGSALMQAVESGGHAGAAQAAKAFIASLSQGATKGAAEARR
- a CDS encoding CPBP family intramembrane metalloprotease; the encoded protein is MAIGSIPTRKAPPAKAPPRLPWGTREVAKAVSVIIVGMLALVVLAASVAKNVDLSKAPLGLILSGVIQIVLIFTTWRFTVADRRGRWRDLGFRKKLRRATWGYVPMGIACCLVIAMIYGLIAQATGIDDRLKPEFLDDPAHAYFFAGGLLAIAVAPVVEETFFRGFVFAGLSREMKFWSAAFFSAMLFTLAHLEPALFVPIFLIGLLMAYVYKRTGSLWINILVHMGYNATIFAIAVFG
- the aroH gene encoding chorismate mutase; protein product: MTARGIRGATTSEENTKESILRNTRELLEAMMEANGLKKDAIACAFLTTTRDLNAEFPAVAARQMGWTDVALLCGHEMEVPGALAKVVRIMLVANTAKSQKAIKHVYLKEAIKLRPEMNSKAGAVSKSRTTRRKNQT